From a single Nocardioides panzhihuensis genomic region:
- a CDS encoding DUF6284 family protein — translation MHTDHFANTRDEPTGDDLAAIEAEWPQIAAEVDLVEAECRLLADPADALAKRAHRRAMTALLHLLVQQANHDAAISAAPVYTITDPRPAVPAEAA, via the coding sequence ATGCACACCGACCACTTCGCGAACACACGAGACGAGCCGACCGGAGATGACCTGGCCGCGATTGAAGCCGAGTGGCCGCAGATCGCTGCTGAGGTCGATCTGGTCGAGGCCGAGTGCCGTCTGCTCGCTGACCCGGCCGACGCGCTCGCCAAGCGGGCCCACCGCCGGGCGATGACGGCACTGCTGCACCTGCTGGTCCAGCAGGCCAACCACGACGCGGCGATCTCGGCCGCGCCTGTCTACACGATCACCGACCCTCGCCCGGCCGTCCCGGCCGAGGCCGCCTGA
- a CDS encoding AAA family ATPase, whose translation MAKVELGRRMTDGPIDALAGAKQQRIARDIQNQIEAGVLRDGEVMPSTRTLAEQTGASVWTVNEAMKALAEMGLVENQSRSRRIVRSAHLTPKVSEAAPRALLIGGYAGSGKTELGRILTRLTGWMIIDKDTITRPVVEVALEALGAESSDRESETYLSKVRPREYEALMSTAHENTACGAGAVVTAPFLREFKDASWLARQQAQFADDGLPMTVVWVTCDADTMLTYVRRRGAARDAHKLATWDAYMEAIDLTFRPVVDHHVIDNSTSAEPLKDQAARLIATLAEVPAK comes from the coding sequence ATGGCGAAGGTCGAACTAGGGAGACGCATGACAGACGGGCCAATCGACGCACTGGCGGGTGCGAAGCAGCAGCGGATCGCACGCGACATTCAGAACCAGATCGAGGCGGGGGTCCTACGTGACGGCGAGGTCATGCCGTCGACCCGAACGCTCGCCGAGCAGACGGGTGCGAGCGTCTGGACGGTCAATGAGGCGATGAAGGCACTCGCAGAGATGGGGCTGGTGGAGAACCAGTCGCGTTCGCGCCGGATCGTGCGATCTGCGCACCTCACGCCCAAGGTGAGCGAGGCGGCTCCCCGGGCTCTGCTGATCGGCGGCTACGCGGGTAGCGGCAAGACCGAGCTCGGGCGCATCCTCACCCGGCTGACGGGCTGGATGATCATCGACAAGGACACCATCACCCGCCCAGTTGTCGAGGTGGCTCTTGAGGCGTTGGGGGCTGAGTCGAGCGATCGGGAGTCGGAGACCTATTTGTCAAAGGTCCGGCCGCGTGAGTATGAGGCGCTGATGTCGACGGCGCACGAAAACACGGCATGCGGCGCTGGTGCCGTCGTCACGGCTCCCTTCTTGCGTGAGTTCAAGGACGCGTCGTGGCTCGCGCGCCAGCAGGCGCAGTTTGCGGACGACGGATTACCCATGACCGTCGTGTGGGTCACCTGTGACGCGGACACGATGCTGACCTATGTACGTCGTCGGGGTGCAGCTCGTGACGCGCACAAGCTGGCCACCTGGGACGCGTACATGGAGGCGATTGACCTCACGTTCCGTCCAGTCGTGGACCATCACGTCATCGACAATTCGACATCTGCGGAGCCTCTTAAGGATCAGGCGGCGCGACTGATAGCAACGCTCGCCGAGGTGCCCGCGAAATGA
- a CDS encoding phosphotransferase-like protein: protein MTRGVILYGPPAAGKDTVDAALRALSDDYVHFARIKVGEGRREGYRITTSAALQELRERGGVVWENSRYGATYAVDRPGLIDALGHGVPVLHLGQVEAVDAVATAVSGARWVVVSLWCPEDVAVDRLRQRGSADVAERLEAWRATPELGEADLRFDTSMVEPRDAARRIDAHVRKACTLADSFPPDSPRG from the coding sequence ATGACTCGCGGGGTGATCCTCTACGGTCCGCCGGCCGCTGGGAAGGACACCGTCGACGCTGCCCTTCGAGCGCTGTCGGATGACTACGTCCACTTCGCGCGAATCAAGGTCGGCGAGGGTCGCCGAGAGGGCTACCGAATTACGACCAGCGCCGCGCTCCAAGAACTACGGGAGCGCGGCGGCGTCGTGTGGGAGAACAGCCGCTACGGTGCGACCTATGCGGTTGACAGGCCTGGCCTGATCGACGCGCTCGGCCATGGGGTGCCGGTCCTCCACCTAGGACAGGTCGAGGCGGTCGACGCGGTAGCCACGGCGGTCAGTGGAGCGCGTTGGGTTGTCGTTTCTCTCTGGTGTCCGGAGGATGTCGCAGTCGATCGGTTGCGGCAGCGGGGGAGTGCGGACGTTGCAGAGCGTCTGGAGGCATGGCGGGCGACGCCCGAACTGGGAGAGGCAGACCTCAGGTTCGATACATCCATGGTCGAGCCGCGTGATGCAGCGCGACGTATTGACGCACATGTTCGGAAGGCCTGCACGCTCGCCGATTCATTCCCCCCCGATTCCCCCCGAGGGTGA
- a CDS encoding site-specific integrase — MNVRKMTNGRWQARLKQGRVDIGTKMFDTRREAVDWLTRERAALAGGFDRRAGQITVRKALPMWLDERKATVAPKTYTADAALPRLTPPALSALQIGSVTEREVSRALVALRRRGLAEKSVKRYRASLSSFFAWAVRERMVQHNPVTPTRVPKASEVATEMHPFSETELETFVLDAAHLASRDSVSLIRAAERTRDLARLSDILLVAGWTGLRWSELREVRVSDVVFDPMPGIYVRRAAPEGGEAKTTKSGKSRFVPLADRILPTVKDLIAGRTTRDLVFVTATGHRLHASAVKRAVDWELISHGRRIHDLRHTAACLWLAKGVPATTVQAWMGHASIATTNIYLHHLGTVADEAGLARLNGSGGIRGESAE; from the coding sequence GTGAACGTCCGGAAGATGACGAACGGTCGCTGGCAAGCGCGACTGAAGCAAGGTCGGGTCGACATCGGCACAAAGATGTTCGACACCCGCCGCGAGGCTGTCGACTGGCTCACCCGCGAGCGTGCCGCGCTCGCGGGTGGGTTCGACCGCCGCGCCGGACAGATCACCGTCCGCAAGGCCTTGCCGATGTGGCTCGATGAGCGCAAGGCGACCGTCGCCCCCAAGACGTACACCGCAGATGCCGCGCTCCCGCGCCTAACACCGCCCGCGCTGTCAGCCCTGCAGATCGGCAGTGTGACCGAACGCGAGGTCTCCCGCGCGCTGGTCGCGCTCCGCCGCCGAGGCCTCGCCGAGAAGTCGGTCAAGCGCTACCGGGCGTCACTGTCTTCGTTCTTCGCATGGGCAGTCCGAGAACGCATGGTCCAGCACAACCCCGTCACACCAACCCGAGTACCCAAAGCAAGTGAGGTAGCCACCGAGATGCACCCCTTCAGCGAGACCGAGCTAGAGACCTTCGTCCTCGATGCCGCCCACCTCGCATCGAGGGACTCCGTCAGTCTGATTCGAGCAGCAGAGCGAACACGCGACCTCGCCCGACTCTCGGACATCCTGCTGGTCGCGGGATGGACCGGGCTCCGCTGGTCGGAGCTGCGTGAGGTTCGAGTGAGCGACGTCGTATTCGACCCCATGCCGGGCATCTACGTTCGACGCGCAGCACCCGAGGGAGGCGAAGCCAAGACAACCAAGTCCGGGAAGTCCCGATTCGTGCCGCTCGCGGACCGCATCCTCCCGACCGTCAAAGACCTGATCGCCGGACGCACCACCCGCGATCTGGTGTTCGTCACCGCCACTGGTCACCGGTTGCACGCGAGCGCCGTCAAGCGGGCCGTCGACTGGGAGCTGATCTCGCACGGCCGCAGAATTCACGATCTGCGCCACACGGCCGCCTGCCTGTGGCTGGCGAAGGGCGTGCCCGCGACCACGGTTCAGGCATGGATGGGGCATGCCTCAATCGCGACGACAAACATCTATCTGCACCACCTCGGGACCGTCGCAGATGAGGCCGGATTGGCCCGCCTGAACGGCTCGGGGGGAATCCGGGGGGAATCCGCCGAATAA
- a CDS encoding helix-turn-helix transcriptional regulator, translated as MSKISRRDHLAVAGSANDPNDVLPILWTSREVAEALKVTPSTLCRWRATGKGPRVYWLSPDSPRYRRSDVLAWLEEVAA; from the coding sequence ATGAGCAAGATCAGCCGCCGCGATCACCTGGCCGTCGCGGGATCAGCCAACGACCCGAACGATGTGCTGCCGATCCTCTGGACATCGCGCGAGGTCGCCGAAGCGCTCAAGGTGACGCCGTCGACGCTCTGCCGCTGGCGGGCAACCGGCAAGGGACCTCGCGTCTACTGGCTCTCTCCTGACTCGCCCCGCTATCGCCGTAGCGACGTGCTCGCCTGGCTTGAGGAGGTGGCCGCGTGA
- a CDS encoding DUF3631 domain-containing protein: MADDTTTAENVTVSPGEERLTPADFAPNAGELLLNEVRDAIGKYVILPDAHAMTGVVLWIAATHAVPVWAHAPRLVIRAPEKRCGKSRLLDLAEATCHDPLLTVNASPSAVYRSIGMKTKNPPTILLDEADTIFGPKAGENEDLRGLLNAGHQRNRPALRYNAANSSVERIQTFAMAALAGIGAMPDTIEDRAVVIRMRRRAPGESVAPYRTRRDGPALDNLRKRLNQWVVAHHDHLGTATPDMPVEDRAADTWEPLLAIADLAGGDWPEIGREACVTLTETRDANAQTTLQTRLLTDCRTAFGDAEALPTSVLLDRLKDDPEAPWATYSNPLQGLTAMKLGFLLRDFDIRSDTIRFDTGQAKGYQRAAFADAWARYCAPAPTCLICRQPLAIDDGTRTHPTCDPEARR; this comes from the coding sequence ATGGCCGACGACACCACCACCGCCGAGAACGTCACGGTCAGCCCGGGTGAGGAAAGGCTCACCCCGGCCGACTTCGCGCCCAACGCGGGAGAGCTGCTGCTCAACGAGGTTCGCGATGCGATCGGGAAGTACGTCATCCTCCCCGATGCTCACGCCATGACCGGGGTCGTTCTCTGGATCGCCGCCACCCACGCCGTACCCGTGTGGGCCCACGCGCCCCGCCTGGTGATCCGTGCCCCGGAGAAACGATGCGGCAAGTCGCGGCTGCTCGACCTGGCCGAGGCGACCTGCCATGACCCGCTGCTCACCGTCAACGCCTCACCCAGCGCCGTTTACCGCTCCATCGGGATGAAGACGAAGAACCCGCCCACGATCCTGCTCGACGAGGCCGACACCATCTTCGGACCCAAGGCAGGCGAGAACGAAGACCTACGCGGCCTGCTCAACGCCGGACACCAGCGCAACCGGCCCGCGCTGCGCTACAACGCCGCTAACTCGAGCGTCGAGCGCATCCAGACATTCGCCATGGCCGCCCTCGCTGGGATCGGTGCGATGCCGGACACCATCGAGGACCGCGCCGTCGTTATCCGGATGCGTCGTCGCGCGCCTGGTGAGTCCGTCGCGCCGTACCGGACTCGCCGTGATGGTCCAGCGCTGGACAACCTCCGAAAGCGGCTGAACCAGTGGGTGGTCGCGCATCATGACCACCTCGGCACCGCCACCCCGGACATGCCGGTCGAGGACCGCGCCGCCGACACCTGGGAACCTCTGCTCGCGATCGCCGACCTTGCCGGAGGCGACTGGCCCGAGATCGGCCGCGAAGCCTGCGTCACCCTCACCGAGACCCGCGACGCCAACGCACAGACCACCCTGCAAACCCGACTGCTGACCGACTGCCGTACCGCGTTCGGTGACGCCGAAGCGCTGCCCACCTCGGTCCTGCTCGACCGGCTCAAGGACGACCCCGAGGCACCGTGGGCGACCTACTCCAACCCGCTGCAAGGTCTGACCGCGATGAAACTCGGTTTCCTGCTGCGCGACTTCGACATCCGATCCGACACGATCCGGTTCGACACCGGACAAGCCAAGGGCTACCAGCGTGCCGCGTTCGCCGACGCCTGGGCCCGCTACTGCGCACCCGCCCCAACCTGCCTCATCTGCCGCCAACCTCTCGCGATCGACGACGGCACCCGCACACACCCGACCTGCGACCCGGAGGCCCGTCGATGA
- a CDS encoding DUF3631 domain-containing protein, translating into MTHAFDQRDDQTTPNSEPNPEEQPMADDTTTAENVTVSPGEERLTPADFAPNAGELLLNEVRDAIGKYVILPDAHAMTGVVLWIAATHAVPVWAHAPRLVIRAPEKRCGKSRLLDLAEATCHDPLLTVNASPSAVYRSIGMKTKNPPTILLDEADTIFGPKAGENEDLRGLLNAGHQRNRPALRYNAANSSVERIQTFAMAALAGIGAMPDTIEDRAVVIRMRRRAPGESVAPYRTRRDGPALDNLRKRLNQWVVAHHDHLGTATPDMPVEDRAADTWEPLLAIADLAGGDWPEIGREACVTLTETRDANAQTTLQTRLLTDCRTAFGDAEALPTSVLLDRLKDDPEAPWATYSNPLQGLTAMKLGFLLRDFDIRSDTIRFDTGQAKGYQRAAFADAWARYCAPAPTCLICRQPLAIDDGTRTHPTCDPEARR; encoded by the coding sequence ATGACCCACGCCTTCGACCAACGAGACGACCAGACAACGCCCAACTCGGAACCCAACCCGGAGGAACAACCCATGGCCGACGACACCACCACCGCCGAGAACGTCACGGTCAGCCCGGGTGAGGAAAGGCTCACCCCGGCCGACTTCGCGCCCAACGCGGGAGAGCTGCTGCTCAACGAGGTTCGCGATGCGATCGGGAAGTACGTCATCCTCCCCGATGCTCACGCCATGACCGGGGTCGTTCTCTGGATCGCCGCCACCCACGCCGTACCCGTGTGGGCCCACGCGCCCCGCCTGGTGATCCGTGCCCCGGAGAAACGATGCGGCAAGTCGCGGCTGCTCGACCTGGCCGAGGCGACCTGCCATGACCCGCTGCTCACCGTCAACGCCTCACCCAGCGCCGTTTACCGCTCCATCGGGATGAAGACGAAGAACCCGCCCACGATCCTGCTCGACGAGGCCGACACCATCTTCGGACCCAAGGCAGGCGAGAACGAAGACCTACGCGGCCTGCTCAACGCCGGACACCAGCGCAACCGGCCCGCGCTGCGCTACAACGCCGCTAACTCGAGCGTCGAGCGCATCCAGACATTCGCCATGGCCGCCCTCGCTGGGATCGGTGCGATGCCGGACACCATCGAGGACCGCGCCGTCGTTATCCGGATGCGTCGTCGCGCGCCTGGTGAGTCCGTCGCGCCGTACCGGACTCGCCGTGATGGTCCAGCGCTGGACAACCTCCGAAAGCGGCTGAACCAGTGGGTGGTCGCGCATCATGACCACCTCGGCACCGCCACCCCGGACATGCCGGTCGAGGACCGCGCCGCCGACACCTGGGAACCTCTGCTCGCGATCGCCGACCTTGCCGGAGGCGACTGGCCCGAGATCGGCCGCGAAGCCTGCGTCACCCTCACCGAGACCCGCGACGCCAACGCACAGACCACCCTGCAAACCCGACTGCTGACCGACTGCCGTACCGCGTTCGGTGACGCCGAAGCGCTGCCCACCTCGGTCCTGCTCGACCGGCTCAAGGACGACCCCGAGGCACCGTGGGCGACCTACTCCAACCCGCTGCAAGGTCTGACCGCGATGAAACTCGGTTTCCTGCTGCGCGACTTCGACATCCGATCCGACACGATCCGGTTCGACACCGGACAAGCCAAGGGCTACCAGCGTGCCGCGTTCGCCGACGCCTGGGCCCGCTACTGCGCACCCGCCCCAACCTGCCTCATCTGCCGCCAACCTCTCGCGATCGACGACGGCACCCGCACACACCCGACCTGCGACCCGGAGGCCCGTCGATGA
- a CDS encoding bifunctional DNA primase/polymerase, which produces MMQQQPDTLTDSLTTALDYAARGWRVFPLLPGSKRPATPNHRATDCDGTAPGCRTTHAGWEQRATIRADKITKAWSSNPAYGVGIACGPSRLVVVDLDTHKPGTEIPEPWKSFEITTGADVLDHLAGVHGGTITPTYTVRTVSGGTHLYYAAPADVAYGNTAGKIGWLIDTRAHGGYVAAPPTSIGASAYDIIDDRPAAPLPMFLLDLLTHDRRPATRTSQNRSQDGSRTQARPLQPIGSGEPLRDPDAYVNRVFDIAINGDHANGVAGLLDATKGGRNAALFVAAATVGKLVARDLITEHSALDRLLVAAAGHIAARAYTAYEAENTILSGFRRAATRSAA; this is translated from the coding sequence ATGATGCAGCAGCAGCCTGACACCCTGACCGACAGCCTCACGACCGCTCTGGACTACGCCGCCCGTGGCTGGCGAGTCTTCCCCCTGCTGCCCGGCTCCAAGCGGCCCGCTACGCCGAACCACCGTGCCACCGACTGCGATGGCACCGCCCCGGGGTGCCGCACCACTCACGCCGGGTGGGAGCAACGCGCCACCATCCGCGCCGACAAGATCACCAAAGCATGGTCCAGCAACCCCGCCTACGGAGTCGGGATCGCCTGTGGGCCCTCCCGCCTGGTCGTGGTCGACCTCGACACCCACAAGCCCGGAACCGAGATCCCCGAACCGTGGAAGTCGTTCGAGATCACCACTGGCGCCGACGTGCTCGACCACCTCGCCGGAGTCCACGGCGGCACCATCACCCCGACCTACACCGTGCGCACCGTCTCCGGAGGAACCCACCTCTACTACGCTGCGCCGGCCGATGTGGCCTACGGCAACACAGCCGGAAAGATCGGCTGGTTGATCGACACCCGCGCCCACGGCGGATACGTCGCCGCACCGCCAACCAGCATCGGAGCTAGCGCGTACGACATCATCGACGACCGCCCGGCCGCACCGCTCCCGATGTTCCTGCTCGACCTCCTCACCCACGACCGCCGACCCGCCACCCGCACGTCACAGAACCGCTCTCAGGACGGTTCTAGGACACAGGCCCGACCACTACAGCCGATCGGGTCCGGCGAGCCACTGCGCGACCCGGACGCGTACGTAAACCGCGTCTTCGACATCGCGATCAACGGCGACCACGCAAACGGCGTCGCGGGTCTGCTGGACGCGACCAAGGGCGGCCGAAACGCCGCGCTCTTCGTCGCGGCCGCCACAGTCGGAAAGTTGGTTGCACGCGACCTGATCACCGAACACTCCGCGCTCGACCGGCTGTTGGTCGCTGCCGCTGGGCACATCGCCGCTCGCGCCTACACCGCCTACGAGGCCGAGAACACGATCCTGTCCGGCTTCCGCCGCGCCGCGACCCGGAGCGCCGCATGA
- a CDS encoding helix-turn-helix domain-containing protein, translated as MNAHTTTTKKRPSGLAGVGYGMTFVGFVQVAVTIAPQVAAMIPAAGSAAPAVGVAVALAADVVWAALGHTTIGAYKSGQRAAAYGFGAATAVAVAASTVLLAAVGHMGPWSAIPALAALLLVADGIRDQVTVSPETAAIIRSRTAEIRDQRALAVIEARHAAHMETITGYGESARLAARTRALAEIKVTVERAENRAASRLTRSAEKHAAGAIAYGKLIGRQATLTPDTTPDTRADTAGDTDPDNHPHEITAPGSAVTPAVSVAPTLTVIPDTHDDAHHNEDHIDQCAICDEPLNDEDGDQVHAACAAVELRAYGLPVPEVAGLLDVSDRTVYRWTNSRAAGA; from the coding sequence ATGAACGCGCACACCACCACCACCAAGAAACGGCCCTCTGGCCTCGCTGGTGTCGGCTACGGAATGACCTTCGTTGGCTTCGTCCAGGTCGCTGTGACCATCGCGCCGCAGGTCGCCGCGATGATCCCCGCCGCAGGTTCTGCCGCGCCCGCTGTCGGTGTAGCCGTCGCTCTCGCCGCTGATGTGGTGTGGGCTGCGCTGGGTCACACCACGATCGGTGCCTACAAGTCCGGACAGCGAGCCGCCGCCTACGGCTTCGGTGCCGCCACGGCGGTTGCTGTGGCCGCCTCGACGGTCCTGCTCGCTGCTGTCGGGCACATGGGCCCTTGGTCGGCGATTCCGGCGCTGGCTGCGCTGCTGCTGGTCGCTGACGGGATCCGCGACCAGGTCACCGTCTCCCCGGAGACTGCCGCGATCATCCGGTCCCGCACGGCAGAGATCCGCGACCAGCGAGCCCTGGCCGTGATCGAGGCTCGTCACGCCGCCCACATGGAGACCATCACCGGCTACGGCGAGTCGGCGCGGCTGGCCGCACGTACCCGTGCTCTGGCCGAGATCAAGGTGACCGTCGAGCGCGCCGAGAACCGCGCCGCGTCCCGGCTGACCAGGTCCGCCGAGAAGCACGCGGCCGGGGCGATCGCCTACGGCAAGCTGATCGGCCGTCAGGCGACCCTCACCCCTGACACAACCCCTGACACCAGGGCTGACACCGCGGGTGACACCGACCCTGACAACCACCCTCACGAGATCACTGCTCCCGGCTCCGCTGTCACCCCGGCTGTCAGTGTCGCGCCGACCCTGACTGTCATCCCTGACACCCACGACGACGCGCACCACAACGAGGACCACATCGACCAGTGCGCCATCTGCGATGAGCCGCTGAACGACGAGGACGGCGACCAGGTCCACGCCGCGTGCGCTGCGGTCGAGCTGCGCGCGTACGGGCTGCCCGTGCCCGAGGTCGCCGGGCTGCTCGACGTCTCCGACCGGACCGTCTACCGCTGGACCAATAGCAGGGCTGCGGGTGCCTGA